The sequence CCGGTGCAAATGTTCTCTGGGATGCAACCCTTCGTGGTTATAATTGCCTTCTAGTAGAAAAAAATGATTATGCTTCTGGCACAAGCCAAGCAACTTCGAAACTCATTCATGGTGGACTTAGATATTTAAAAAATCTTGAGTTTGGACTTGTACGTGAGTCACTTTCGGAAAGAAGGTATCTTGCCAAAATTTCTCCTCATGCCGTGCGGCCAATGGGGTTTATCATCCCGATTCGTTCCTGGTTCCAACGTATCCAATTATTTCTGGGGATGGAACTATACAATGCTCTTTCCTTTGATCGAAATCAGGAGATTGATGCAGATGTACAACTTCCTAGATACAGATGGAATTCGTTAGGAGAAACTATATATAAAGTATTAGGACTGGATCGAAAGTCTTTGAAGGGGAGTTTTCAATACTATGATTATGCAAATCCCAATCCAGAAAAACATACAACGGAATTTATTTTATCTGCGAAAGAAAAGGGGGCTCATGCCTTCAATTATCTTTCTGTCACAACGTTAAGAAAACAAAATAGCGGTGGTTATACGGTTGGTCTCACGGATACACTAACCGGTAAAAAGGTACTTGTTTCAAGTAAGGTAGTTGTGAATTCAGCCGGACCTTGGGCGGATGTGATTGAATCTATGACGGGTGTTACTGCAGAGAAAAAACTGGTCCGCTCCAAAGGAATTCATGCAGTGGTTCGTAATATATGTGGAAATGAATGTGTTGTTCTGTCCAAAAGAGATGGCTCTCATCTTTTTGTCATTCCTTGGCGTGGAAAAACCATTGTTGGAACGACCGATACTGCGTATGACGATGATCCAGATGCTTTTAAAGTCAAACAGTCGGAACTTGTGGATTTATTAGATGAGGTAAATTATAGTTTTGGATTTGCGAAACTCACTTTAAAAGATGTGGATTATTATTACGGTGGCCTTCGTCCACTGGTAGAAGACCCAGGCAGTACGGAAGGAACTTATTCTGCTTCTAGGAAATCGGAAATTTTTCATTATGAAAACGAAGGATTCCCCGGATTCTTTTCTGCGTTAGGTGGGAAGTACACAACAAGCCGTGCCGTTGCAGAAAATTTAGTAAATGCAATTGACAATTATACAAAGGGGCAAGAGTCCCCTTGTGCCACAAAATTCACTCCATTACTTGGGGGAAGATACCAAAGTCTAAAGGAACTTGTAAACGAATTACAGTTTAAATATCCAAAAACCGAAGGTGCGAAGTTAGAGACCTTGGCCAGACGTTATGGTAGTGTTACCTGGAAGATTTTATCTTTAGAAGGAAAAGATACGTATCGGATCCCGAATGGTGAGATCTATTATGAAGAAGAAGTGGAATATATGGTCACCCATGAAGATATTTTCCATTTAACAGATTTTTATTTTAGACGTTCTGGGGTTGGTACTGTTGGCACTCTCGATCCAGTAGAGAAAACTCGTTTGAACAAAAAGATTGCAAAAATTCTTGGTTGGAATGCAGACCGATTGAAAGAAGAAGAGAAGTTAGTTGATGAAAGGTATAAATGGTTTGTTGACTAATGGCTCGGATCTCAATTGATATTCCAGAAAAACAAATTTATTCTACAGACATAAGCGTTCGGATTTCTGATATCAACTTTGCGGGGCACTTAGCTCATGATGCTATTTTGACCTTAACCCATGAATGCCGAGCTCGGTTTTTCCATTCACATGGATGGACAGAAATCAATGTGGAAGGGAAGGGAATTGTGGTATCTGATGTTGCGATTGTTTATAAATCAGAGGCTTTTTTTCCAGATGATTTGATGATGCAACTTTTTGTGGACAACGTGTCCAAAAAATCTTTGGAGATGGTTTATGTGATTACCCATAAAAATGGGGGAAAAGAAATCGCTCGGGCAAAAACAGCCATCGTATTTTTCGATTATGCGGAAAGAAAACCATGCCCGATCCCTGATGTTTTTTTAAAGGTCCTTATTTGATTTTTGATTGAATGAAAGAAACGATTTTACGTTCTTCTTCTTCATACTTGAGTTTATGAATGCCACCAAGCGGATTTCGTTTGATTGCCTGGTTCCATTTGGAAGATTCTAATTCTTCCCAGATAGAAATTCCCCATCTTCCATATTCATTCCGAATCCACTGTGTAAGTTGGGTCAGTGTTTCTGAATTTTTGTCTTTTCGTTTTTGGTATTGCAGGATGTATAACAATAGTTCTTCGATACCCTTTCGTTTGGTGACTGATGTTTTGAATATCGGTGGTAGCGACTGATTCGGCAATATGTCTTTGATGAATTCCAAAGTGGATTCTAACATATAATAACTAGAGTTTGCCAGAGACTCCTCATCACATTTGTTGATGATAAAAGCTTCTGGGACTTCCATAATACCCGATTTCATAAATTGCACTTGGTCACCACCCAATGGTTGCATCACAAGAAAGGATAAATCGGAAATAAGAGAAACTGAAATTTCGTTTTGGCCAATACCCACAGTTTCCACAAATACATAATCAAAAACTCGTCGTAAGAATCGGATCACATGATAGGTATAGGGATTCAGTCCTCCCAGTTCCAATTGGGAAGGTTGGGATCTAAAGTAAATTCGTGTATCCCTTCGGGGTAGAGTCACTCTTGTTCGATCACCAAGGATGGAACCTCCACTTAGATTGGAAGAAGGGTCAATGGCAACAATGGCCATTTTTTTGTCTGGGGCAAAATCTAAAAAAAGTTTGCATAACTCACCGAGTAACGAAGATTTGCCGGCGCCTGGTGTTCCAGTAAATCCAATGGTGAGTCCTTCTTTAATGTCTGGGTTTTGTCGGATTAGTTCTTGGAATAAGGACTCGCGAAATTCTAGATTTTTTTCTGTTTCAATCTTCGAAATGATTTTAGCAATCGGATATTTTTCACCAAGTAGTGCGTCAGAAACCAATTGTGATAATGATTCTTTAGTATCAATCAAGGGATGTTGCCATTCATAAGAAATAAATTAAAGAAGGAGACTTCCATTGTAATCCAAAGATTGGAGGATTCACAATGGAAGCTTAAAAAAATAGACTCTTTGTTTTAAACGAGAGCCGGTTCTGCTGCGACGATGTCGATGATCTTTTCCATAATCGACATGAGATCATAGTCTTTTGGAGTGAAGATTTCTCGAATCCCCATTTTTTTGAGTTCATCAAAATCGGATTCAGGAATGATTCCACCAATCACAACAGGGATTTTTGCCTTGTAGTGGGTAAGTTCATCAAACAACTGTTTTACGATTTCTTTGTGAGAACCAGAAAGAATGGATAGTCCAATCACATTTGCGTTTTCTTCCACTGCAGATTGTACGATTTCTTCTGGGGAGAGTCGAATCCCTGAATAAATCACATCAAAACCACTGTGTTTTGCAGAAACGGCAATCATCTCAGCACCATTGGAGTGACCATCAAGTCCTGGTTTTCCTACGACAATTTTAGGTCTATGTCCATTTGCCTTTGTGAATGCCTCTACTTTCCCGCGAACTGTAGAAACCTTATCGTCCGACAAAAAGAGTTTTTGTCCATCGACACCTGTTGGTGGGTTGTATTCTCCATACACTTCACGAAGTGCATCTGCCCATTCTCCTGTGGTGACTAGTGCTTTGGCACAAGCAATAGAGAATGGCATTAGGTTTTTTCCATCTTTTGCAGCTTGTTTTAAGTCTTCTAAAGATTTTTTAGCAAGATCGGCATTACGACGAGATTTTGCCTCTCCAAGAACGTTTAATGTTTGTTCTGCGGATTTTGGGTCTACTTTAAAAATACCACCATCGGAGTCAGTCATCAGTGGAGACTTAATTCCATCGGTCCATTTGTTTTTACCAACGATTACAAGTTCATTGGAGTTGATTTTTGAAAGTCTTTCTGTTTGTGATTTCACAAGTTGAGACTTCATATAACCATTTTCAATCGCAACGAGAGCCCCACCCATATCGACAATCTTTTGAATTTCAAGTTTTGCTTCTTCTTTCAAAGCTTTCACTTTGGATTCAATGACTTTGGATCCTTCGAATATGTCTGGGTATTCGAGAAGGTCTGTTTCATACGCAAGGACTTGTTGTAATCGGAGTGACCATTGTTGGTCCCAAGGTCTTGGTAAGGATAATGCTTCGTTCCAAGCAGGAAGTTGGAGGGCACGACATCTTGCATTTCTGGAAAGTGTCACACCAAGAGATTCAATGAGAATCCTCCAGGCGTTGTTTTCTGGTTGTTCTTCTGTGAGTCCAAGAGAGTTTACCTGCACTCCATATCGGAATACTCGGTACTTGGCAGTTTTTACTTTGTAACGTTCTGTAGTGATCTCTTGCC is a genomic window of Leptospira bourretii containing:
- a CDS encoding glycerol-3-phosphate dehydrogenase/oxidase, which encodes MKQITKKENSRLGHLKSEYDIIIVGGGITGANVLWDATLRGYNCLLVEKNDYASGTSQATSKLIHGGLRYLKNLEFGLVRESLSERRYLAKISPHAVRPMGFIIPIRSWFQRIQLFLGMELYNALSFDRNQEIDADVQLPRYRWNSLGETIYKVLGLDRKSLKGSFQYYDYANPNPEKHTTEFILSAKEKGAHAFNYLSVTTLRKQNSGGYTVGLTDTLTGKKVLVSSKVVVNSAGPWADVIESMTGVTAEKKLVRSKGIHAVVRNICGNECVVLSKRDGSHLFVIPWRGKTIVGTTDTAYDDDPDAFKVKQSELVDLLDEVNYSFGFAKLTLKDVDYYYGGLRPLVEDPGSTEGTYSASRKSEIFHYENEGFPGFFSALGGKYTTSRAVAENLVNAIDNYTKGQESPCATKFTPLLGGRYQSLKELVNELQFKYPKTEGAKLETLARRYGSVTWKILSLEGKDTYRIPNGEIYYEEEVEYMVTHEDIFHLTDFYFRRSGVGTVGTLDPVEKTRLNKKIAKILGWNADRLKEEEKLVDERYKWFVD
- a CDS encoding acyl-CoA thioesterase, giving the protein MARISIDIPEKQIYSTDISVRISDINFAGHLAHDAILTLTHECRARFFHSHGWTEINVEGKGIVVSDVAIVYKSEAFFPDDLMMQLFVDNVSKKSLEMVYVITHKNGGKEIARAKTAIVFFDYAERKPCPIPDVFLKVLI
- a CDS encoding protein kinase yields the protein MIDTKESLSQLVSDALLGEKYPIAKIISKIETEKNLEFRESLFQELIRQNPDIKEGLTIGFTGTPGAGKSSLLGELCKLFLDFAPDKKMAIVAIDPSSNLSGGSILGDRTRVTLPRRDTRIYFRSQPSQLELGGLNPYTYHVIRFLRRVFDYVFVETVGIGQNEISVSLISDLSFLVMQPLGGDQVQFMKSGIMEVPEAFIINKCDEESLANSSYYMLESTLEFIKDILPNQSLPPIFKTSVTKRKGIEELLLYILQYQKRKDKNSETLTQLTQWIRNEYGRWGISIWEELESSKWNQAIKRNPLGGIHKLKYEEEERKIVSFIQSKIK
- a CDS encoding protein meaA translates to MSAEKKEYLLVDENGQGKPDKPWIFRTYAGHTNAKASNELYRKNLSKGQTGLSIAFDLPTQCGYSSDHEVSRPEIGKVGVPINSLEDFRILFDQIPIEEMNTSMTINGTSMWLLSLYVALAEERGVPLEKLNGTTQNDLIKEYLARGTYIYPPKDSMKIIVDMYEYCLHNIPKWNPSNICSYHLQEAGATPVQELSFALATAIAVLDAIKERNCFSDDEFEQCVGRISFFVNAGIRFVEEMCKMRAFTEMWQEITTERYKVKTAKYRVFRYGVQVNSLGLTEEQPENNAWRILIESLGVTLSRNARCRALQLPAWNEALSLPRPWDQQWSLRLQQVLAYETDLLEYPDIFEGSKVIESKVKALKEEAKLEIQKIVDMGGALVAIENGYMKSQLVKSQTERLSKINSNELVIVGKNKWTDGIKSPLMTDSDGGIFKVDPKSAEQTLNVLGEAKSRRNADLAKKSLEDLKQAAKDGKNLMPFSIACAKALVTTGEWADALREVYGEYNPPTGVDGQKLFLSDDKVSTVRGKVEAFTKANGHRPKIVVGKPGLDGHSNGAEMIAVSAKHSGFDVIYSGIRLSPEEIVQSAVEENANVIGLSILSGSHKEIVKQLFDELTHYKAKIPVVIGGIIPESDFDELKKMGIREIFTPKDYDLMSIMEKIIDIVAAEPALV